One Natronomonas moolapensis 8.8.11 genomic region harbors:
- a CDS encoding ABC transporter permease translates to MATGSRPNRSGTATFGIDWLSVALALGGVLLLYYVVPLMSLFLSVPAGDVLARMSDPSVVDSATTSLLSASISTAVAALFGLPLAYWLARTDGAVTKAVLAVVVLPLVLPPTVGGIVLLTVFGPGSALGDAASAVGVPLTRSLAGVVLAQIFVASPFVVVTAKAAFESVDRRLEYASRSLGKSRSTTARHVTLPLAGPGIIAGVTLAFARAIGEFGATMMMAYYPRTMPVQIWVAFIELGLDNAYPVAILLVVIAAAALLILNTVASNPWE, encoded by the coding sequence ATGGCGACAGGCTCACGCCCGAACCGGTCGGGAACGGCTACGTTCGGGATCGATTGGCTCAGCGTCGCGCTCGCTCTCGGGGGCGTGTTGCTCCTGTACTACGTGGTGCCTCTGATGTCTTTGTTCCTCTCGGTACCGGCCGGCGACGTCCTCGCTCGGATGAGCGATCCGAGCGTCGTGGACTCGGCGACCACGTCGCTTCTGTCGGCGTCGATCAGCACGGCCGTCGCCGCGCTGTTCGGCTTGCCGCTCGCGTATTGGCTCGCCCGCACCGACGGGGCCGTGACGAAGGCCGTCCTCGCGGTCGTCGTCCTCCCGCTTGTGCTCCCCCCGACGGTCGGCGGCATCGTGTTGCTCACCGTCTTCGGCCCCGGTTCGGCGCTCGGTGACGCCGCGAGTGCAGTCGGAGTCCCGCTCACGCGGTCGCTCGCCGGGGTCGTACTCGCCCAGATATTCGTCGCGTCGCCGTTCGTGGTCGTGACGGCAAAGGCGGCCTTCGAGAGCGTCGACCGGAGGCTCGAGTACGCCTCCCGGTCGCTGGGGAAGAGCCGATCGACGACCGCCCGCCACGTCACGCTCCCATTGGCCGGCCCGGGGATTATCGCCGGGGTGACGCTCGCCTTCGCGAGAGCCATCGGCGAGTTCGGCGCGACGATGATGATGGCGTACTATCCCCGAACGATGCCAGTCCAGATCTGGGTCGCGTTTATCGAACTGGGCCTGGATAACGCCTATCCGGTTGCGATACTACTGGTCGTGATCGCCGCCGCGGCGCTTTTGATCCTGAACACTGTCGCCTCGAACCCCTGGGAATGA
- a CDS encoding ABC transporter ATP-binding protein — protein sequence MTLEISQLRKGYSQFDFGPLDLTVDEEVLAVLGPSGSGKTTLLSLVAGITGPDSGSIRLDGRELVGLAPEDRRVGMVFQEGALFPHMTVRENIEYAATTGDRVDEFATLLELNDVLDRKPPTLSGGERQRVALARTLATDPDALLLDEPLSSLDAPIRRRLRDELHSLFESLETPVLYVTHDQRTATALGDRIAIVRDGSLEQVDTPSRVLTRPTSRFVARFTGNENLFEATVIDRTAEGTTVRSGGVRFRTTTSESAASAVTVCIHPSRVAVEAPCAVDGDRRANVLAGSVLRWLNEGSEYRVDIEIGSGSLALTANVRPPTFERLALETGSEVQVLVPEASIHLIPEDERCGSSDR from the coding sequence ATGACACTCGAGATCTCTCAACTGCGCAAGGGTTACTCGCAGTTCGACTTCGGCCCCCTCGACCTGACGGTCGACGAGGAAGTGCTCGCCGTCTTGGGACCCTCGGGCAGCGGCAAGACGACGTTGCTCTCGCTCGTCGCCGGCATCACCGGCCCGGATTCCGGATCGATCCGACTCGATGGGCGAGAACTGGTCGGTTTGGCGCCCGAGGATCGACGCGTGGGGATGGTCTTCCAGGAGGGTGCGCTGTTTCCACACATGACCGTCCGCGAAAACATCGAGTACGCGGCCACGACCGGCGACCGCGTCGACGAGTTCGCGACGCTTCTCGAACTGAACGACGTGCTCGACAGAAAGCCCCCGACGCTCTCCGGTGGGGAGCGACAACGAGTCGCCCTCGCGCGAACGCTGGCGACCGATCCGGACGCGTTGCTCCTCGACGAACCGTTGTCGAGCCTCGATGCGCCGATTCGACGACGGCTCCGGGACGAACTGCACAGCCTGTTCGAGTCGCTCGAAACCCCGGTACTCTATGTCACACACGACCAGCGGACGGCGACGGCACTCGGTGACCGAATCGCCATCGTTCGAGACGGTTCCCTCGAGCAGGTGGACACGCCGTCGAGGGTACTCACTCGGCCGACGAGCCGCTTCGTCGCCCGCTTTACCGGGAACGAGAATCTCTTCGAAGCGACAGTGATCGACCGAACGGCGGAGGGAACGACAGTTCGCTCCGGCGGCGTTCGGTTCCGGACGACTACGTCTGAGAGCGCCGCGTCTGCCGTGACGGTCTGTATCCACCCGTCACGGGTAGCGGTCGAAGCGCCGTGTGCCGTCGACGGCGACCGGAGGGCGAACGTACTCGCGGGGAGCGTTCTTCGGTGGCTGAACGAGGGAAGTGAGTACCGGGTCGATATCGAGATCGGGTCGGGATCGCTCGCTCTCACAGCGAACGTTCGGCCGCCGACGTTCGAACGGCTGGCGCTCGAGACCGGCTCAGAGGTCCAGGTTCTGGTCCCGGAGGCGTCGATTCATCTGATTCCGGAGGACGAGCGCTGCGGTTCGAGTGACCGTTGA